In one window of Agromyces badenianii DNA:
- a CDS encoding DUF1684 domain-containing protein: MTDTLGALQLADWRRRVFGLYSGVRQLSVHSPAAGHELWKSARDELFAGHPQSPLLPDDRARFTGLTVARYDPDWRFELEVRRAAEPTRITVDSATDGVIPFSLVGEVRIPYLGTLDVWRLTGYGGGLFVPVKDLLAGTPGGTYGGGRYLLDAVKGADLGPGAEPDSIVIDFNFAYNPSCAYDPSWSCPLAQPGNTLREDVPVGERMPR; encoded by the coding sequence ATGACCGACACATTGGGCGCTCTCCAACTGGCCGATTGGCGACGACGCGTCTTCGGGCTCTACTCGGGCGTGCGGCAGTTGAGCGTGCACTCCCCTGCGGCCGGCCACGAGCTGTGGAAGTCGGCGCGCGACGAGCTCTTCGCGGGGCATCCGCAATCGCCGCTGCTGCCCGACGACCGCGCGCGATTCACGGGGCTCACGGTGGCCAGGTACGACCCCGACTGGCGTTTCGAGCTCGAGGTGCGCCGCGCGGCCGAGCCCACGCGCATCACCGTCGACAGCGCGACCGACGGCGTGATCCCGTTCTCGCTCGTCGGCGAGGTGCGCATCCCGTATCTCGGCACCCTCGACGTGTGGCGGCTCACCGGCTACGGCGGCGGGCTCTTCGTGCCCGTCAAAGACCTGCTCGCCGGCACACCCGGCGGCACGTACGGCGGCGGCCGATACCTGCTCGACGCGGTGAAGGGCGCCGACCTCGGGCCCGGGGCCGAGCCCGACTCCATCGTCATCGACTTCAACTTCGCCTACAACCCGTCGTGCGCCTACGATCCGTCGTGGTCGTGCCCGCTCGCCCAGCCGGGCAACACGTTGCGCGAAGACGTGCCAGTCGGTGAGCGGATGCCGCGCTGA
- a CDS encoding DEAD/DEAH box helicase encodes MTDITFSTLGVPAPLVAALAADGKTTAFPIQVDTLPDTLAGRDVLGRGKTGSGKTIAFALPLVARLGTTLAGGRRRPGRPLALVLAPTRELATQIDAVLAPLAAAYDLKTTTIFGGISQKRQVDALRAGVDIVVACPGRLEDLMKQGFVTLDAVEITVLDEADHMADLGFLPVVTRIMDKTPSGGQRLLFSATLDNGVDKLVKRFLHNEVLHSVDEATSHVAAMTHHVFEVADVDAKNDLVKTLASGTGRRILFMRTKHHAKKLAKKLTEQGIPAVDLHGNLSQPQRDRNLAAFSDGSANVMVATDVAARGVHVDNIELVIHVDPPMEHKAYLHRSGRTARAGSEGDVVTISLPAQKQDLKTLLRKAAITVTPQQVTATSPAVTTLVGDVAPYVKPLPRAAVAQQGGGGRSQGANAQRKRAARDERGGESRTSTGAGAGQGRGRGRGGNGQADVAGAPRRDRSGRPAEARANAPKQGGGQGRGAQTTGAQRGASGRSGAKQPLRVGSLVSPSGNARGNRRAQG; translated from the coding sequence GTGACCGACATCACCTTCAGCACGCTCGGCGTGCCGGCCCCCCTCGTCGCGGCCCTCGCCGCCGACGGCAAGACCACCGCGTTCCCGATCCAGGTCGACACGCTGCCCGACACGCTCGCCGGGCGCGACGTGCTCGGTCGCGGCAAGACCGGCTCGGGCAAGACCATCGCCTTCGCGCTGCCCTTGGTCGCGCGCCTCGGCACCACGCTCGCCGGCGGCCGTCGCCGTCCGGGCCGCCCGCTCGCGCTCGTGCTCGCACCGACGCGTGAACTCGCCACCCAGATCGACGCGGTGCTTGCACCGCTCGCCGCCGCCTACGACCTGAAGACCACGACGATCTTCGGCGGCATCAGCCAGAAGCGCCAGGTCGACGCGCTGCGCGCCGGCGTCGACATCGTCGTCGCCTGCCCCGGTCGCCTCGAAGACCTCATGAAGCAGGGCTTCGTCACGCTCGACGCCGTCGAGATCACCGTGCTCGACGAGGCCGACCACATGGCCGACCTCGGCTTCCTGCCCGTCGTCACGCGCATCATGGACAAGACCCCCTCGGGCGGGCAGCGACTGCTGTTCTCCGCGACGCTCGACAACGGCGTGGACAAGCTCGTCAAGCGCTTCCTCCACAACGAGGTGCTGCACTCGGTCGACGAGGCCACCTCGCACGTCGCCGCGATGACCCACCACGTGTTCGAGGTCGCCGACGTCGACGCGAAGAACGACCTCGTGAAGACGCTCGCGAGCGGCACCGGCCGCCGCATCCTCTTCATGCGCACCAAGCACCACGCCAAGAAGCTCGCGAAGAAGCTCACCGAGCAGGGCATCCCGGCCGTCGACCTGCACGGCAACCTCTCGCAGCCGCAGCGCGACCGCAACCTCGCTGCGTTCTCCGACGGCTCGGCCAACGTCATGGTCGCCACGGATGTCGCGGCGCGCGGCGTGCACGTCGACAACATCGAGCTCGTGATCCACGTCGACCCGCCCATGGAGCACAAGGCGTACCTGCACCGTTCGGGCCGCACCGCCCGTGCCGGCAGCGAGGGCGACGTCGTCACCATCAGCCTGCCCGCGCAGAAGCAAGACCTGAAGACGCTCCTGCGCAAGGCCGCGATCACCGTCACCCCGCAGCAGGTCACCGCGACCTCACCGGCCGTGACGACGCTCGTCGGCGACGTCGCCCCCTACGTGAAGCCGCTGCCGCGCGCCGCGGTGGCGCAGCAGGGCGGCGGCGGTCGCTCGCAGGGCGCCAACGCCCAGCGCAAGCGCGCCGCTCGCGACGAGCGCGGCGGCGAGTCGCGCACGAGCACGGGTGCCGGCGCCGGCCAGGGCCGCGGACGCGGTCGCGGCGGCAACGGGCAGGCGGATGTCGCGGGCGCACCTCGACGCGATCGCTCCGGCCGCCCGGCCGAAGCACGCGCGAACGCCCCGAAGCAGGGCGGCGGCCAGGGCCGCGGCGCGCAGACCACCGGCGCGCAGCGCGGGGCATCCGGTCGTTCGGGCGCGAAGCAGCCGCTTCGCGTCGGCAGCCTCGTCTCGCCCTCGGGCAACGCCCGCGGAAACCGCCGCGCGCAGGGCTGA
- a CDS encoding GNAT family N-acetyltransferase translates to MSTEVVAEVVVRPIRDSDVEALGRVHATCWHETYDHLISAAAFEHLSPRRMAELWTHLASRGEEYSQFAALVDGEIVGFVGSGPARDDDAPRDRELFFIYLLDAYHGTGIGQKLFDAAVGEGPVYLWVASDNPRAHRFYARNGFSADGAEQVQPFLGEEIHEVRLVR, encoded by the coding sequence ATGAGCACCGAAGTCGTTGCCGAAGTCGTCGTCCGCCCCATCCGGGATTCCGATGTCGAAGCCCTCGGTCGCGTGCACGCCACATGCTGGCACGAGACCTACGACCACCTGATCAGCGCCGCCGCGTTCGAGCACCTCTCGCCCCGCCGCATGGCCGAGCTCTGGACCCACCTCGCCTCGCGCGGCGAGGAGTACTCGCAGTTCGCCGCCCTCGTCGACGGTGAGATCGTCGGCTTCGTCGGCTCGGGGCCCGCGCGCGACGACGACGCCCCGCGCGACCGCGAGCTCTTCTTCATCTACCTGCTCGACGCCTACCACGGCACCGGCATCGGCCAGAAGCTCTTCGACGCCGCCGTCGGCGAGGGCCCCGTCTACCTCTGGGTCGCTTCCGACAACCCGCGCGCCCACCGGTTCTACGCCCGCAACGGCTTCTCCGCCGACGGCGCGGAGCAGGTGCAGCCGTTCCTCGGAGAAGAGATCCACGAGGTGCGGCTCGTTCGCTGA
- a CDS encoding NUDIX hydrolase family protein, with protein MSVRTPDPDWNPDDEAVVKPPANPGWLTDLELAELRGRLPLLYVEAVPVRVDGLGQVTEVGVLLRANAVGEMTRTLVSGRVMYGETIRDALFRHLEKDLGPMAFPLLPASSVPFSVAEYFPLPGISPFTDERQHAVSLAFVVPVTGTCEPRQDALEVTWMTPAEAVSEGVAAEMEGGRGTLVKQALASVGVLR; from the coding sequence ATGAGCGTACGCACCCCCGACCCGGACTGGAACCCCGACGACGAGGCCGTCGTGAAGCCGCCGGCCAACCCGGGGTGGCTCACCGACCTCGAACTCGCCGAGCTGCGCGGCCGTTTGCCGCTGCTCTACGTCGAGGCGGTGCCCGTGCGGGTCGACGGGCTCGGGCAGGTCACCGAGGTCGGCGTGCTGCTGCGGGCGAACGCCGTCGGCGAGATGACCCGCACGCTCGTGTCTGGGCGGGTCATGTACGGCGAGACGATCCGCGACGCGCTGTTCCGCCATCTCGAGAAGGACCTCGGGCCGATGGCGTTCCCGCTGCTGCCCGCGAGTTCGGTGCCGTTCAGTGTCGCCGAGTACTTCCCGCTGCCCGGCATCTCGCCGTTCACCGACGAACGTCAGCATGCGGTCTCGCTCGCGTTCGTGGTGCCGGTCACCGGCACCTGCGAACCTCGTCAGGACGCCCTCGAGGTGACCTGGATGACTCCGGCCGAAGCGGTCAGCGAGGGCGTCGCCGCCGAGATGGAGGGCGGCCGCGGAACGCTCGTGAAGCAGGCGCTGGCCTCAGTGGGCGTGCTCCGGTAG
- a CDS encoding alpha/beta hydrolase has translation MTPVQIDDEAVLWSASTADREGRPLLVLLHGYNSNEGDLFGLTPYLPLAPAVASLRAPTFTGYGHAWFPLMNEGLEHSIEGADASSTAVIDWLDRVAPETASVGLLGFSQGGAMAIELLRRAPERFAFAVSLAGFALPGDRVGDERMSQLLPPVFWGRGTADEVIPAASVARTQTWLPTHAELDERIYEGLGHSVSERELADAAAFLAARYA, from the coding sequence ATGACCCCCGTGCAGATCGACGACGAAGCGGTGCTCTGGTCCGCATCCACAGCCGATCGCGAGGGTCGGCCGCTCCTCGTGCTGCTGCACGGATACAACTCGAACGAGGGTGATCTGTTCGGCCTCACGCCGTACCTGCCACTCGCCCCGGCGGTCGCGTCGCTCCGCGCACCGACCTTCACCGGCTACGGCCACGCCTGGTTCCCGCTCATGAACGAGGGCCTCGAGCACTCGATCGAGGGGGCGGACGCCTCGAGCACCGCCGTCATCGACTGGCTCGACCGGGTCGCGCCGGAGACGGCGTCGGTCGGCCTGCTCGGCTTCTCGCAGGGCGGCGCGATGGCGATCGAACTGCTTCGCCGGGCACCCGAGCGGTTCGCCTTCGCGGTGAGCCTCGCGGGCTTCGCCCTTCCGGGCGACCGTGTGGGCGACGAGCGGATGTCGCAGCTTCTGCCACCCGTCTTCTGGGGTCGCGGCACGGCCGACGAGGTGATCCCCGCGGCATCCGTCGCTCGCACCCAGACCTGGCTGCCGACGCACGCGGAGCTCGATGAGCGCATCTACGAGGGGCTCGGCCACTCGGTCTCCGAGCGCGAGCTCGCCGATGCCGCAGCCTTCCTCGCGGCCCGGTACGCCTGA
- a CDS encoding DUF5997 family protein, with protein sequence MKAETAAKKLGILLEAAPEEFREGLVTRDELAALTTDPPEWLQVLRREGPHPRTVVAAKLGISNSGLARGGVTEPLTTAEIKALLEAPPAWLVTERATQAEVRAEKIRVADRDKERAERRSGGSGV encoded by the coding sequence ATGAAGGCGGAGACCGCAGCCAAGAAGCTCGGAATCCTCCTCGAGGCCGCTCCCGAGGAGTTCCGCGAGGGGCTCGTGACCCGCGACGAGCTGGCGGCGCTCACGACCGACCCGCCCGAGTGGTTGCAGGTGCTGCGTCGCGAGGGCCCCCACCCGCGCACCGTCGTCGCAGCGAAGCTCGGCATCTCCAATTCGGGCCTCGCCCGCGGCGGCGTCACCGAGCCGCTCACCACCGCCGAGATCAAGGCGCTGCTCGAAGCCCCGCCGGCCTGGCTCGTCACCGAGCGGGCCACGCAGGCCGAGGTGCGCGCCGAGAAGATCCGCGTCGCCGATCGCGACAAGGAGCGTGCCGAGCGCCGCAGCGGCGGCTCGGGGGTCTGA